TGCATCGAACCAGCCGCCGACGTTCAAGCCGGGGATATGCTCACCTGGTTTGTAAGGTGAATCCGTTGTGGGGCCCTGAGAGTACAAATCAAAATGCTTGTGATTTACCGGCGCCTGAAGGGCATCATCAAGATGCGCTGCACCGTGCCATACTTTATAAGCCTCATTTACGAACATGTGGTCCATCTGGACAGGGAGATACACATCAAGGGTGGGGTGCCAGGCGTTTTCATAAATATCCGGCGCAATCCTGAAGGGCTTTGTGCGGACGCTGCCGTATTCGATTGCATACAGGCCGGTTTCCTTTACCGGCGTGAAATCAAAAGTGGAATAATTATATCTAAGGAATTTACCCCAATTTTTTGTCGGGGCTTTATATATTTCGATGGATTCGCCGGTCTCTGTGATTTTCAACAAACGTGCCGAGGGCAGGGGCGTATCGTTTTTGTCTAATTCGATGACAGCAACTTTATTTTGGCTGGGATGATAGCCGAGCTGTGAATGTGCGATGACCGGCGGACGGGTCCAATTGGGAATGGTATTGGCGGTAAGGAACCACTCGATAACTTTGCCGGTTTTAGCTTTGGGGACGAGGGTGCGGACAACGAACCAGCCGTTTTGGGCTTTATTGCGGCCATCGAACAATAAGAGGTCATAATCTTTGGCTTTGATAGTGACACGCCTTGCGGGGTCTTCTGGGGCGAGGACTAGAGTTTTGCCTTTGGCAATCGGGTCGGGTTCTGTGGTACCCGCTTTGTCAACGGTCATCGGGCCGGAAGGGTAGAGTGGGAAGGCACCGCCGACGCTATCCATCAGATATGCTTTTTCGAAATAAGCGGAGGGCAGGAATTCGAGATTGAGACCGGCACGACCGACGAGGGCCTGCGGAAGCGGCTTTTCAAGATTGACGCTTAGAAGTATTCCTCCGTTGTGCGCCTCGGCTTTTATCGTGTAATTGAAGTCATAGTCGGGATAAGTTAAAGATGCTTCGATGCTATTATTTTGCTTATTTACTTTACGTTCTACAAATTCAGGTTTGGGGTCCCATTGTTCCGGGGTCGGGTTGAGGCGGATATCACCATTTGTCGCGGTCCGGACCTCGTGGTGGATAATTTCAACGCCGCTTAATTTAGAATCATCAAAAAAGTTGACGTCATACCAATTACTGAAGACCATCACATTAAGCCCGCAGGTTTCAAAATAGTCGAGGTCATTCAGTTTTAGGCCATCCGCTTTTGGGGTGTCTATGGTGCGATGTGTCTGGTCACAGCCAAGAGATAAAAAGGCGATTGCGGTGATTAGAACAAGCGTTAATGCTATTAAACTTTTAGAATACATTTTAGCGTCCTTAACGGAATAATTTTATGAGCAAAATAAGCCCTTCGGAGGCAATATGCAACCATTTTTTGCTAACGAAGATTCCTGGATGGGCAGGGGACAAACAGGTCCCATAAGTCGGTTGTCGATATTAGAAGTTTTATTTTGCGGCAAAAATCGGCCAGTTAAGAAAAGTTGCGTGCAGAATATACCGAAGTTTCGGGTTAGAACTATTACTTAATAGAAGGGGTCTATTGAATGGATACAGGAAACTGGCTGGAAACACCGGGTTGTGCGTTAGATGAGCAGATAGCGAAAGAGATTTTTGACATTCTGCCCGAGCGAGGTCCTATCGTGGTGATTATGGACAGAGAAGGCCACAGGTGGGTCAGCGACCCTGAGAAATTTTCCAAGCTGAGTGTCCGTGACTCTTTTTGGAGTAAACTTTGCGTCAAAATCGACGACGGGGATGAGCCGGTTGTAACACAGGCGGACGATTACGGCATTGTAGCAGCAGAATTAGCCACCGAGGAAAGCAAGTGCGGATACGTTGTTATTATCCTGCCGCAATACAGCTCCGAATCGACGTTAGTTAATATTAACCTGGTAGAAACATTGCTTAATCAGATAGATTTGATAGCCAAGCTGATTGAGAAAAATAATCAACTTTGCGAGCTTCAGAGAAAGCAACTCAGCTCGTACACGCAGCAAGAAACATCCTCAAATTGACATATCCGCCGGAGACGGGATAAATTTAATTGTGTTTAAGCTTGTAACTGCTATAA
This Phycisphaerae bacterium DNA region includes the following protein-coding sequences:
- a CDS encoding glycoside hydrolase family 9 protein; protein product: MYSKSLIALTLVLITAIAFLSLGCDQTHRTIDTPKADGLKLNDLDYFETCGLNVMVFSNWYDVNFFDDSKLSGVEIIHHEVRTATNGDIRLNPTPEQWDPKPEFVERKVNKQNNSIEASLTYPDYDFNYTIKAEAHNGGILLSVNLEKPLPQALVGRAGLNLEFLPSAYFEKAYLMDSVGGAFPLYPSGPMTVDKAGTTEPDPIAKGKTLVLAPEDPARRVTIKAKDYDLLLFDGRNKAQNGWFVVRTLVPKAKTGKVIEWFLTANTIPNWTRPPVIAHSQLGYHPSQNKVAVIELDKNDTPLPSARLLKITETGESIEIYKAPTKNWGKFLRYNYSTFDFTPVKETGLYAIEYGSVRTKPFRIAPDIYENAWHPTLDVYLPVQMDHMFVNEAYKVWHGAAHLDDALQAPVNHKHFDLYSQGPTTDSPYKPGEHIPGLNVGGWFDAGDFDIRTPSHYNVVSNLAHTWESFRLKRDETAIDQKIRFVDIHHPDGIPDLLQQIEHGTLALIAQHRAVGHAINGIIVSDLSQYTHLGDGVTMTDNLIYNPELQPHESDGFTSGTPDDRWAFTSKSTPLNYGSIAALAAASRALRGYNDPLADECLETAKKVWDEEHAHEPNLFSFGNTTGGQMEAEELSAAVELLICTKNAKYAERVNQLIPDINDERFSFRAPVAIRAIPYMDKSYSEKLESLARNYKKQLDKFYEQNPFGVPISTRGWAGSGLVIYSAITNYYLHKAFPDIIGPEYTLSGLNYIYGCHPASDISFVSAVGTHSKKIAYGNNRADYSFIAGGIVPGVLIIKPDFPENKEDWPFLWAENEYTIGNAAAYIFLVNAANDLLNGN